One Temnothorax longispinosus isolate EJ_2023e chromosome 8, Tlon_JGU_v1, whole genome shotgun sequence genomic region harbors:
- the LOC139817102 gene encoding GTPase-activating protein and VPS9 domain-containing protein 1-like — protein MDNNPIWQSTSANQLDLARVVVERTVMARVYHNALYLNEDGDVYRDQLFHGHINKLAKVVTPNHRDLRISKVYHYECPWSWAQAELAVISAYKTPRDKLQCVFRCATTIMNLLTLLTPVLVYVIIKTNPPSLYPTVQYVGSFYGNRLEGEEQYWWTQFCAAIELRQWINSFSREYHDK, from the exons ATGGACAACAATCCGATTTGGCAAT CAACAAGCGCCAACCAGTTAGATTTGGCGAGAGTCGTGGTGGAAAGAACCGTCATGGCACGGGTATACCACAATGCGCTCTATCTAAATGAAGATGGAGATGTATATAGGGACCAGCTTTTTCACGGTCACATCAATAAGTTGGCAAAGGTCGTAACTCCAAATCACAGGGACCTACgcatttcaaaagtttatcaTTACGAATGCCCCTGGTCATGGGCGCAGGCTGAATTGGCTGTGATATCGGCGTATAAGACTCCTAGGGATAAGTTGCAGTGTGTATTTCGTTGCGCGACTACTATCATGAATCTCTTGACTCTCCTGACTCCCGTGCTGGTCTATGTTATAATCAAG ACTAATCCGCCGTCGTTGTATCCGACTGTTCAATATGTAGGCAGCTTTTACGGGAATCGATTGGAGGGAGAGGAACAATATTGGTGGACGCAGTTCTGCGCCGCGATTGAGTTAAGACAATGGATTAACAGTTTCTCAAGAGAGTATCAcgataaataa